The following coding sequences lie in one Spinacia oleracea cultivar Varoflay chromosome 1, BTI_SOV_V1, whole genome shotgun sequence genomic window:
- the LOC110787413 gene encoding carotenoid cleavage dioxygenase 8 homolog B, chloroplastic — protein MSSSLAFHAITKNCVFPSSKNASKSSKKYDANNNRNLLSFGNTQSLGTSKGDHNNLMATHVATRLPPVISPPIPTPTPNPIPRKEETNNGGKLAAWTSIKQERWEGELLVEGEIPSWLRGTYLRNGPGLWHMGDYQFRHLFDGYATLVKLHFENGRLVAGHRQLESEAYNAAKKNRKICYREFSETPKPKNFLEYIGDLANLFSGASLTDNANTGVVRLGDGRVICLTETQKGSIIIDPNTLETLGKLEFNDPFQRLLLHSAHPIVTKDELLTLLPDLVNPGYLAVRMKAGSNARRVIGRINCRGGPTPGWVHSFPVTENYIIVPEMPLRYCVRNLLRAEPTPLYKFEWHPESKAYVHVMCRFSGSLVATVEVPLFLTFHFINAYEETDEEGNVTAIIADCCEHNADTSILDKLRLKNLRSSIGQDVLPSARVGRFRIPMNGMPYGKLEAALDPEEHGRGMDMCSINPSYMGKKYRYAYACGAHRPCNFPNTLTKIDLVEKKAKNWYEEGAVPSEPYFVARPGATEEDDGVVISVVSAKNGEGYALVLDGSTFEEIARAKFPYGLPYGLHGCWVPMD, from the exons ATGTCTTCATCCCTTGCATTTCATGCAATAACAAAAAATTGTGTTTTTCCTAGTTCAAAAAATGCTTCAAAATCATCTAAAAAATATGATGCTAATAATAATAGAAATTTATTATCGTTTGGCAATACCCAAAGTTTAGGTACTAGCAAAGGAGATCACAACAACTTGATGGCCACTCATGTGGCCACTAGATTGCCTCCTGTAATTTCTCCTCCGATTCCGACTCCGACTCCGAATCCGATACCGAGAAAAGAAGAAACAAACAATGGTGGGAAACTAGCTGCTTGGACAAGCATTAAACAAGAAAGATGGGAAGGGGAGCTTCTTGTTGAAGGTGAAATACCTTCATGGCTG CGTGGAACATATCTAAGGAATGGTCCTGGCTTATGGCATATGGGAGACTACCAATTCAGGCACCTCTTTGATGGTTATGCCACCCTTGTCAAGCTTCACTTTGAGAATGGAAGGCTCGTCGCCGGCCACCGTCAGCTCGAATCCGAGGCCTATAATGCGGCTAAGAAGAACAGAAAAATATGTTACCGTGAATTTTCTGAAACCCCTAAACCCAAAAATTTTCTCGAGTACATTGGTGACCTAGCCAATCTATTCTCTGGTGCTTCACTTACTGATAATGCTAATACAG GAGTGGTGCGGCTTGGAGACGGACGAGTAATTTGCCTAACAGAGACACAAAAAGGGTCAATAATAATTGACCCTAACACATTGGAAACGTTGGGGAAATTAGAGTTTAACGACCCCTTTCAAAGGCTACTTTTACACTCGGCTCATCCTATTGTAACAAAAGATGAGCTGTTGACTTTGCTCCCAGATTTAGTCAACCCGGGATATCTAGCGGTCAGGATGAAAGCAGGATCAAATGCACGACGGGTGATTGGACGGATTAATTGTCGCGGTGGGCCCACACCCGGGTGGGTCCACTCGTTCCCCGTTACCGAAAATTACATAATTGTGCCGGAGATGCCGTTGAGATATTGTGTAAGGAATTTGTTGAGGGCTGAGCCAACCCCACTTTACAAGTTTGAGTGGCATCCTGAATCCAAAGCTTATGTGCATGTCATGTGTAGATTCAGCGGCAGCTTG GTGGCAACAGTAGAAGTGCCCTTGTTCTTGACATTCCATTTCATAAACGCATACGAAGAAACAGACGAGGAAGGCAACGTAACCGCAATCATTGCAGACTGTTGTGAGCACAATGCAGACACTTCTATCCTTGACAAGTTAAGGCTCAAGAATTTACGTTCCTCCATAGGTCAAGATGTGCTTCCAAGTGcaag GGTTGGTCGATTCAGAATTCCCATGAATGGAATGCCATATGGGAAGCTAGAAGCTGCACTTGACCCAGAAGAGCATGGGAGAGGGATGGATATGTGTAGTATCAACCCTTCTTACATGGGCAAAAAGTACCGTTACGCTTACGCTTGTGGGGCTCATCGCCCTTGTAACTTTCCCAACACTCTTACTAAG ATTGATTTGGTTGAGAAGAAGGCCAAAAATTGGTACGAAGAGGGTGCCGTGCCTTCTGAGCCATACTTCGTCGCTCGCCCCGGGGCAACAGAAGAAGATGATG GAGTGGTGATATCAGTGGTAAGTGCAAAAAATGGAGAAGGATATGCATTGGTTCTTGATGGGTCCACCTTTGAAGAGATTGCACGGGCTAAATTTCCGTATGGTCTTCCTTATGGTTTGCATGGATGTTGGGTTCCTATGGATTAA
- the LOC130472364 gene encoding probable transcriptional regulatory protein At2g25830 isoform X2, with the protein MSTSSSSIRTLGAALQRISNGTSSSPFKSLSLSSSSLLWNGRISKRLASSSSSFSSSSLWGSELPHRLSHQYDYQCASVRKIWTCSPLCMGRRSSKIATRKGAQDLKKAKLYSKIGKEIVSAVKKGGPSPASNTALAAIFEKAKELDVPKEIFERNIKRASEKGQEAFIEKVYEVYGYGGVGFVVEVSTDKVNRSVAAVREVVRDCGGKMADSGSVVFRFKRARVVNVKTSNADKDQLLEIALDAGAEDVIEPTGDEDDSEEDQSERYYKIVSSQENYLSILSKLRDEGISFEPDNGYELLPVAPIEADDEAMELNKELMSKLLELDDVDAVYTDQR; encoded by the exons ATGAGCACTTCATCTTCTTCGATCCGCACATTAGGCGCAGCTCTTCAAAGAATTTCAAACGGAACATCATCTTCTCCCTTCAAATCTCTTTCTCTATCCTCTTCTTCTCTCCTCT GGAATGGCAGGATTTCGAAGAGACTTGCATCATCCTCATCTTCATTTTCATCATCAAGTTTGTGGGGTTCAGAATTACCCCATAGATTGTCTCATCAGTATGATTATCAATGCGCTTCTGTGAGAAAGATTTGGACTTGCTCTCCTCTTTGCATGGGTCGGCGCTCGAGCAAAATTGCAACTAGAAAG GGAGCTCAAGATCTAAAGAAGGCAAAGCTGTATTCAAAGATCGGCAAGGAAATTGTATCAGC TGTGAAGAAAGGAGGTCCAAGTCCTGCATCCAATACTGCTCTGGCTGCCATATTTGAAAAGGCCAAGGAGCTTGATGTCCCAAAGGAGATTTTTGAGCGCAACATTAAGAGAGCTTCTGAGAAGGGACAGGAGGCCTTTATTGAGAAAGTCTATGAG GTGTATGGATATGGTGGGGTTGGCTTTGTTGTTGAAGTCTCAACTGACAAGGTAAACAGGTCAGTGGCAGCTGTTAGGGAAGTCGTGAGAGACTGTGGTGGCAAGATGGCAGATTCTGGTTCTGTCGTATTTAGGTTTAAACGTGCTCGTGTTGTAAATGTGAAAACCAGTAATGCTGACAAAGACCAGCTTCTTGAAATTGCCTTGGATGCTGGTGCTGAGGATGTCATTGAACCCACAGGCGATGAAGATGATTCTGAAGAAGATCAGTCAGAGAG GTACTATAAAATTGTAAGTTCACAAGAAAATTACTTGTCTATACTGTCAAAGCTTCGTGATGAAGGAATAAGTTTTGAGCCAGATAATGGGTACGAGCTACTTCCAGTTGCCCCTATTGAG